CAGTAAATTGTATGCATATAGTAgcatgtgtagatcataaaacatatgttctgttcatttgaggagcttttccaaaaaaaaaaaaaaattaaatatacatttatttcatgaagttactgaataatttgtcctatgatttggtcatgtggATTCAGACGgataaaccaaaatataccctggagaatgaGAGGCTATATGAGACAGATACAGCAAATTAATATTCTATTATGCATATTTTACCCTGGAAGATGACTGTTTAGGCGGTCCTGGGCCATTATGCTAAAAATGCACTTATTCTTTTCAACTGCATTTGTAACTGTACATTTCCCAATAATGTAAATCCTGATGGAGAATCTAATCTCAGTTTTATTCATTAATGAATGCTGATGTACTGACTTGCAGACATGCACATGAAAGACATCAGACAACAATATTAAAATCTGTGCATCCCAAATTCAAAGTAGACTTCTTACCCCCAGGCAACATAAGGTTCAACAGTCTTCAGCATATTTAGAGAGGTCCTGCTTATTTTGACAAAAGCACCACTGAAGATTTTCCGTAGTCTCAACATCTGAATGACCTTTTTAACTTTGGGACTGACGCCTTTGATCCTGGAAAGAGAACAACAAATTTGAGAGGATCAATAAGCAACACAGACTGAAACatttaagaaatcagagtgacaTTTTCTGAGGATGCTGCATAAACTGAGCCTACATTCGAATGCGAACAGCAAACGCCAAGGTGTTCTTGGCTGGTGGCAGCGGAGGGGGTGGCCTCTGCTTGGCTCTCCGCAGACGGACATCATCCCGAAGTCTTCTCTTGCTGTTCCTCTGAAACTCTTCTAAGCGTGTGAACTTCAGAGACTGTCCCCTGTGTACCTGTTAGAAAAGATGTGGCTCTGTTCGCATCTCTTTTTCCACCATTTCATCTAAACAGTAACACTTGGTGCTGTAACTTACCTTTCGCTTCTGAAGCAAAGCAAGCTTGGCTTGAGTCGCTTTAATGGCTTGATAcgatttcctctttttcaggaGGTTCTCAGGAACCAACTTGATAACCTTCTGTTtgctgaaagaaagagaaaaacaaacatcaaaacaaagcaTGCTTGTTTTATTAGTAGAGCGAACTGCTTTGGAACGGGTTCACATGAAAAAACAGGCGAGATGGAgcgcaaaaaaacaaagaaacaaatgtgagtattttctctgaTAACTGAtaaaattacgataaccactgttttatcttagtttaatgtcgtttttcttgataacaagcataaaaaattgctactagcatgctaatgtctcgatagctaactggctaactttcccgttccactttaaatagcccagcagttctgacgcctgaagcaccagaatggaactgctgcaccatttaaggtggaaccagaaaattcaaacaagaatccgGGGAAATACCTGACTTTTGCTTCGTATCACtaaagaattagggggggtgcgGGGTGAGAAAATAATTGCACCCCTCTATGAAGGCATATGATCCCTAAatataactaaagcccagcaatgagatgttttatgatctacacatgtCACTAtttgcttacaatttactgctgaaagccaaaaatctcagacactgtttgtgttattttataaaagtaatgtttacagagcagatcactgaagagacgccatctgtttatagtttatagcccagatttggggaaaaacagttcagcttcttttattataagggtttaaaatgacatcatctatttgactggagagaagagttacagcctcatatgacgcccagcttctgaatgtagcttatgaaatatgaaagttatgacaaagtgcgttttggacccaccggtgatTCGATAGAGTTTAAGAGGTTACATGAGA
This genomic interval from Pygocentrus nattereri isolate fPygNat1 chromosome 4, fPygNat1.pri, whole genome shotgun sequence contains the following:
- the rpl7l1 gene encoding 60S ribosomal protein L7-like 1, yielding MADTGKQKVIKLVPENLLKKRKSYQAIKATQAKLALLQKRKVHRGQSLKFTRLEEFQRNSKRRLRDDVRLRRAKQRPPPPLPPAKNTLAFAVRIRMIKGVSPKVKKVIQMLRLRKIFSGAFVKISRTSLNMLKTVEPYVAWGFPNLKSVRELILKRGQLKMNKSRIPLTDNTVIEKHLGQYGIICLEDLIHEIYSAGKNFRMVNRCLWPFCLSVPRHSAKDKVGLLKDMGEPGPRAEDINRVIRKFN